From Primulina tabacum isolate GXHZ01 chromosome 2, ASM2559414v2, whole genome shotgun sequence, one genomic window encodes:
- the LOC142538074 gene encoding zinc finger CCCH domain-containing protein 14-like gives MQKKSCAYNAFAADDEKSSAASSGVAASMHFSRCNPFVLPLSPTCLNSNASYSALFQNCSPNSTSETASFDSDDISDRRGFSSGSSLEYQQLYNRYTLCVAQIHDSVAEADALRLENDALRLSNADLTNRVIVLFSCDRFLCEFNRLNIASPSASPRASHIASPQARSERNRVERKNTERVALPKSISVRSSGFLKINRPSTETTRQKAATQSIPESQRVYVPLSKKEEEALEFEVYDQGMSKTELCNKWQETGACPYGENCQFAHGINELRPVIRHPRYKTEVCRMVLTGDICPYGHRCHFRHSLTEQERLMAATTPR, from the exons ATGCAGAAGAAGAGTTGTGCATACAATGCTTTCGCCGCCGACGACGAAAAGTCATCCGCGGCCTCCTCAGGTGTCGCGGCGTCGATGCATTTCTCGAGGTGCAATCCGTTTGTTTTGCCTTTGTCGCCAACCTGCTTGAACTCTAATGCGTCCTATTCCGCGCTATTTCAGAACTGCTCTCCTAATTCTACTTCCGAAACTGCCTCTTTCGACAGCGACGACATTTCCGATAGGCGAGGCTTCAGTTCCGGCAGCAGTCTCGAGTACCAGCAGCTTTACAACCGTTACACACTCTGCGTTGCTCAGATTCATGATTCCGTCGCTGAGGCTGACGCACTCCGTCTTGAAAATGATGCTCTCCGCCTCTCCAACGCCGATCTCACCAACCGTGTAATTGTGCTCTTCTCTTGCGATCGCTTTCTCTGTGAATTCAACCGCCTCAACATCGCTTCTCCCTCTGCATCTCCGCGTGCTTCTCACATTGCCTCTCCACAAGCTCGTTCTGAACGTAATCGTGTCGAGCGGAAGAATACAGAAAGAGTGGCTCTTCCAAAGAGCATTTCTGTGCGTTCTAGTGGTTTTCTGAAGATAAATCGCCCCAGCACGGAGACAACTCGCCAAAAAGCAGCGACTCAATCTATTCCAGAATCG CAAAGAGTGTATGTACCATTGTCAAAAAAGGAAGAAGAAGCACTGGAATTCGAAGTGTACGACCAAGGCATGTCCAAAACCGAGCTGTGTAACAAGTGGCAGGAGACTGGCGCCTGTCCGTACGGGGAGAACTGCCAATTCGCCCATGGAATCAACGAGTTGAGGCCAGTGATCAGGCATCCACGATACAAAACTGAGGTTTGCCGAATGGTGCTCACAGGCGACATCTGCCCGTATGGTCACCGTTGCCACTTCCGCCACTCTCTTACCGAGCAGGAGCGCCTCATGGCGGCAACTACACCACGGTGA
- the LOC142536944 gene encoding uncharacterized protein LOC142536944 isoform X2, which yields MAVSHSPLPLHLDTTETLFNSTSFFIQPTYLLPIVLSSAYSRKLKPRNISLSPKFLRPSVKVKSKPEESEASIEANTFTEFKQLLLPVIDRNPYLSEGTKQAAATTAALAKKYGAEITVIGGYKEFKLLERLGEGNKPTAILGEVADEMNMDLVVMSMEPIHSKHIDANLLAEFIPCPVLLLPL from the exons ATGGCCGTCTCGCACTCACCACTTCCACTTCATCTTGACACCACCGAAACCCTCTTCAATTCTACTTCCTTTTTCATTCAGCCCACTTATTTACTTCCAATAGTTCTGTCTTCTGCTTATTCGAGGAAGCTTAAACCCCGTAATATTTCACTTTCTCCCAAGTTTTTGAGGCCCTCAGTCAAAG TAAAGTCGAAACCAGAGGAATCTGAAGCCAGTATTGAAGCAAATACCTTTACCGAGTTCAAGCAGTTGCTCCTGCCTGTTATAGATCGTAACCCTTACCTCTCTGAGGGTACAAAGCAG GCCGCAGCTACCACTGCTGCTTTGGCAAAGAAATATGGGGCTGAGATTACAGTCATAG GCGGCTACAAAGAATTCAAGCTGTTGGAGCGACTTGGGGAAGGGAACAAGCCAACGGCTATTCTTGGAGAGGTTGCTGATGAGATGAACATGGATCTTGTTGTTATGAGCATGGAGCCCATCCATTCCAAGCATATAGATGCAAACTTGTTGGCCGAGTTCATTCCTTGCCCTGTGTTACTTTTGCCACTATGA
- the LOC142536944 gene encoding uncharacterized protein LOC142536944 isoform X1 — MAVSHSPLPLHLDTTETLFNSTSFFIQPTYLLPIVLSSAYSRKLKPRNISLSPKFLRPSVKVKSKPEESEASIEANTFTEFKQLLLPVIDRNPYLSEGTKQAAATTAALAKKYGAEITVIVIDEKEKESLSEHDTQLASIRWHLSEGGYKEFKLLERLGEGNKPTAILGEVADEMNMDLVVMSMEPIHSKHIDANLLAEFIPCPVLLLPL; from the exons ATGGCCGTCTCGCACTCACCACTTCCACTTCATCTTGACACCACCGAAACCCTCTTCAATTCTACTTCCTTTTTCATTCAGCCCACTTATTTACTTCCAATAGTTCTGTCTTCTGCTTATTCGAGGAAGCTTAAACCCCGTAATATTTCACTTTCTCCCAAGTTTTTGAGGCCCTCAGTCAAAG TAAAGTCGAAACCAGAGGAATCTGAAGCCAGTATTGAAGCAAATACCTTTACCGAGTTCAAGCAGTTGCTCCTGCCTGTTATAGATCGTAACCCTTACCTCTCTGAGGGTACAAAGCAG GCCGCAGCTACCACTGCTGCTTTGGCAAAGAAATATGGGGCTGAGATTACAGTCATAG TTATTGATGAAAAGGAGAAAGAATCGCTCTCAGAACACGATACTCAGCTGGCCAGCATTAGATGGCATTTATCTGAAG GCGGCTACAAAGAATTCAAGCTGTTGGAGCGACTTGGGGAAGGGAACAAGCCAACGGCTATTCTTGGAGAGGTTGCTGATGAGATGAACATGGATCTTGTTGTTATGAGCATGGAGCCCATCCATTCCAAGCATATAGATGCAAACTTGTTGGCCGAGTTCATTCCTTGCCCTGTGTTACTTTTGCCACTATGA
- the LOC142536945 gene encoding ubiquitin receptor RAD23d-like isoform X4, whose translation MKIFVKTLKGSYFEIEVKPEDTVVDVKKNIEKVQGSDSYPASQQMLIHQGKVLKDDTTLEENKVAEKSFVVIILAKNKASSSGASTTSAAPPSTAQPTSNAPPTQPIAAALTPAPAVASPQSGPESAPVPAPTAALDSMTDVYGQAASNLVAGSNLEGTVQHILDMGGGSWDRDTVVRALRAAFNNPERAVEYLYSGIPEQAELAPAAQLPAAELPVNPSAQATQPTVPSGGPNANPLDLFPQGLPNMGTNAGIGSLEILRDSQQFQTLRAMVQANPQILQPMLQELGKQNPQPVRMIQEHQADFLRLINEPVEGEGNILGQLAEAMPQAITLTSEEREAIERLVAMGFDRDLVLEVFFACNKNDELAANYLLDHMHEFDE comes from the exons ATGAAGATTTTTGTGAAGACTTTGAAGGGCTCCTACTTCGAGATCGAAGTGAAACCTGAAGATACC GTGGTGGATGTGAAGAAAAATATTGAGAAAGTTCAGGGTTCTGACTCCTATCCAGCTTCTCAACAGATGCTTATTCATCAAGGGAAAGTTCTTAAGGATGACACTACACTGGAAGAGAACAAAGTTGCTGAAAAAAGTTTTGTTGTAATTATATTGGCCAAG AATAAGGCATCATCAAGTGGAGCTTCAACTACATCTGCGGCACCACCAAGCACA GCCCAACCTACAAGTAATGCACCTCCAACTCAGCCTATAGCAGCGGCTCTGACACCTGCACCTGCTGTTGCGTC TCCACAATCAGGTCCAGAATCTGCTCCTGTTCCGGCACCTACCGCTGCTTTGGA CTCAATGACTGATGTTTATGGTCAAGCAGCTTCAAATCTAGTTGCTGGAAGTAACTTGGAGGGTACTGTACAACATATTCTTGATATGGGCGGTGGAAGTTGGGATAGAGACACAGTTGTTCGTGCACTCCGTGCAGCTTTTAATAACCCAGAGAGGGCTGTTGAATACCTCTATTCT GGTATTCCAGAGCAAGCAGAACTTGCTCCTGCAGCTCAACTACCTGCTGCTGAGCTGCCTGTGAATCCTTCAGCTCAAGCTACGCAGCCAACTGTACCTTCAGGTGGACCTAATGCCAACCCTTTGGATCTTTTTCCTCAG GGGCTCCCCAATATGGGCACAAATGCAGGTATCGGGAGCCTAGAAATTCTTCGCGACAGTCAACAG TTTCAAACTCTGCGAGCCATGGTGCAAGCCAATCCTCAAATATTGCAG CCTATGCTTCAAGAGCTTGGCAAACAAAATCCACAACCAGTGAGAATGATCCAAGAGCATCAGGCTGACTTTCTACGCCTCATTAATGAACCTGTCGAGGGGGAAGG GAACATATTAGGACAACTCGCTGAAGCAATGCCACAGGCCATCACTCTCACATCGGAAGAGCGGGAAGCAATTGAACGG CTTGTAGCTATGGGTTTTGATCGGGATTTGGTATTAGAAGTATTCTTTGCGTGCAACAAGAATGACGAGCTGGCTGCTAACTACCTATTAGATCATATGCATGAGTTTGACGAGTGA
- the LOC142536945 gene encoding ubiquitin receptor RAD23d-like isoform X3: MKIFVKTLKGSYFEIEVKPEDTVVDVKKNIEKVQGSDSYPASQQMLIHQGKVLKDDTTLEENKVAEKSFVVIILAKNKASSSGASTTSAAPPSTAQPTSNAPPTQPIAAALTPAPAVASPQSGPESAPVPAPTAALDSMTDVYGQAASNLVAGSNLEGTVQHILDMGGGSWDRDTVVRALRAAFNNPERAVEYLYSGIPEQAELAPAAQLPAAELPVNPSAQATQPTVPSGGPNANPLDLFPQGLPNMGTNAGIGSLEILRDSQQFQTLRAMVQANPQILQPMLQELGKQNPQPVRMIQEHQADFLRLINEPVEGEGNILGQLAEAMPQAITLTSEEREAIERLQLVAMGFDRDLVLEVFFACNKNDELAANYLLDHMHEFDE, from the exons ATGAAGATTTTTGTGAAGACTTTGAAGGGCTCCTACTTCGAGATCGAAGTGAAACCTGAAGATACC GTGGTGGATGTGAAGAAAAATATTGAGAAAGTTCAGGGTTCTGACTCCTATCCAGCTTCTCAACAGATGCTTATTCATCAAGGGAAAGTTCTTAAGGATGACACTACACTGGAAGAGAACAAAGTTGCTGAAAAAAGTTTTGTTGTAATTATATTGGCCAAG AATAAGGCATCATCAAGTGGAGCTTCAACTACATCTGCGGCACCACCAAGCACA GCCCAACCTACAAGTAATGCACCTCCAACTCAGCCTATAGCAGCGGCTCTGACACCTGCACCTGCTGTTGCGTC TCCACAATCAGGTCCAGAATCTGCTCCTGTTCCGGCACCTACCGCTGCTTTGGA CTCAATGACTGATGTTTATGGTCAAGCAGCTTCAAATCTAGTTGCTGGAAGTAACTTGGAGGGTACTGTACAACATATTCTTGATATGGGCGGTGGAAGTTGGGATAGAGACACAGTTGTTCGTGCACTCCGTGCAGCTTTTAATAACCCAGAGAGGGCTGTTGAATACCTCTATTCT GGTATTCCAGAGCAAGCAGAACTTGCTCCTGCAGCTCAACTACCTGCTGCTGAGCTGCCTGTGAATCCTTCAGCTCAAGCTACGCAGCCAACTGTACCTTCAGGTGGACCTAATGCCAACCCTTTGGATCTTTTTCCTCAG GGGCTCCCCAATATGGGCACAAATGCAGGTATCGGGAGCCTAGAAATTCTTCGCGACAGTCAACAG TTTCAAACTCTGCGAGCCATGGTGCAAGCCAATCCTCAAATATTGCAG CCTATGCTTCAAGAGCTTGGCAAACAAAATCCACAACCAGTGAGAATGATCCAAGAGCATCAGGCTGACTTTCTACGCCTCATTAATGAACCTGTCGAGGGGGAAGG GAACATATTAGGACAACTCGCTGAAGCAATGCCACAGGCCATCACTCTCACATCGGAAGAGCGGGAAGCAATTGAACGG CTGCAGCTTGTAGCTATGGGTTTTGATCGGGATTTGGTATTAGAAGTATTCTTTGCGTGCAACAAGAATGACGAGCTGGCTGCTAACTACCTATTAGATCATATGCATGAGTTTGACGAGTGA
- the LOC142536945 gene encoding ubiquitin receptor RAD23d-like isoform X2, whose product MKIFVKTLKGSYFEIEVKPEDTVVDVKKNIEKVQGSDSYPASQQMLIHQGKVLKDDTTLEENKVAEKSFVVIILAKNKASSSGASTTSAAPPSTASASGASTISAAPASTAQPTSNAPPTQPIAAALTPAPAVASPQSGPESAPVPAPTAALDSMTDVYGQAASNLVAGSNLEGTVQHILDMGGGSWDRDTVVRALRAAFNNPERAVEYLYSGIPEQAELAPAAQLPAAELPVNPSAQATQPTVPSGGPNANPLDLFPQGLPNMGTNAGIGSLEILRDSQQFQTLRAMVQANPQILQPMLQELGKQNPQPVRMIQEHQADFLRLINEPVEGEGNILGQLAEAMPQAITLTSEEREAIERLVAMGFDRDLVLEVFFACNKNDELAANYLLDHMHEFDE is encoded by the exons ATGAAGATTTTTGTGAAGACTTTGAAGGGCTCCTACTTCGAGATCGAAGTGAAACCTGAAGATACC GTGGTGGATGTGAAGAAAAATATTGAGAAAGTTCAGGGTTCTGACTCCTATCCAGCTTCTCAACAGATGCTTATTCATCAAGGGAAAGTTCTTAAGGATGACACTACACTGGAAGAGAACAAAGTTGCTGAAAAAAGTTTTGTTGTAATTATATTGGCCAAG AATAAGGCATCATCAAGTGGAGCTTCAACTACATCTGCGGCACCACCAAGCACA GCATCAGCAAGTGGAGCTTCAACTATATCTGCTGCACCAGCAAGCACA GCCCAACCTACAAGTAATGCACCTCCAACTCAGCCTATAGCAGCGGCTCTGACACCTGCACCTGCTGTTGCGTC TCCACAATCAGGTCCAGAATCTGCTCCTGTTCCGGCACCTACCGCTGCTTTGGA CTCAATGACTGATGTTTATGGTCAAGCAGCTTCAAATCTAGTTGCTGGAAGTAACTTGGAGGGTACTGTACAACATATTCTTGATATGGGCGGTGGAAGTTGGGATAGAGACACAGTTGTTCGTGCACTCCGTGCAGCTTTTAATAACCCAGAGAGGGCTGTTGAATACCTCTATTCT GGTATTCCAGAGCAAGCAGAACTTGCTCCTGCAGCTCAACTACCTGCTGCTGAGCTGCCTGTGAATCCTTCAGCTCAAGCTACGCAGCCAACTGTACCTTCAGGTGGACCTAATGCCAACCCTTTGGATCTTTTTCCTCAG GGGCTCCCCAATATGGGCACAAATGCAGGTATCGGGAGCCTAGAAATTCTTCGCGACAGTCAACAG TTTCAAACTCTGCGAGCCATGGTGCAAGCCAATCCTCAAATATTGCAG CCTATGCTTCAAGAGCTTGGCAAACAAAATCCACAACCAGTGAGAATGATCCAAGAGCATCAGGCTGACTTTCTACGCCTCATTAATGAACCTGTCGAGGGGGAAGG GAACATATTAGGACAACTCGCTGAAGCAATGCCACAGGCCATCACTCTCACATCGGAAGAGCGGGAAGCAATTGAACGG CTTGTAGCTATGGGTTTTGATCGGGATTTGGTATTAGAAGTATTCTTTGCGTGCAACAAGAATGACGAGCTGGCTGCTAACTACCTATTAGATCATATGCATGAGTTTGACGAGTGA
- the LOC142536945 gene encoding ubiquitin receptor RAD23d-like isoform X1 gives MKIFVKTLKGSYFEIEVKPEDTVVDVKKNIEKVQGSDSYPASQQMLIHQGKVLKDDTTLEENKVAEKSFVVIILAKNKASSSGASTTSAAPPSTASASGASTISAAPASTAQPTSNAPPTQPIAAALTPAPAVASPQSGPESAPVPAPTAALDSMTDVYGQAASNLVAGSNLEGTVQHILDMGGGSWDRDTVVRALRAAFNNPERAVEYLYSGIPEQAELAPAAQLPAAELPVNPSAQATQPTVPSGGPNANPLDLFPQGLPNMGTNAGIGSLEILRDSQQFQTLRAMVQANPQILQPMLQELGKQNPQPVRMIQEHQADFLRLINEPVEGEGNILGQLAEAMPQAITLTSEEREAIERLQLVAMGFDRDLVLEVFFACNKNDELAANYLLDHMHEFDE, from the exons ATGAAGATTTTTGTGAAGACTTTGAAGGGCTCCTACTTCGAGATCGAAGTGAAACCTGAAGATACC GTGGTGGATGTGAAGAAAAATATTGAGAAAGTTCAGGGTTCTGACTCCTATCCAGCTTCTCAACAGATGCTTATTCATCAAGGGAAAGTTCTTAAGGATGACACTACACTGGAAGAGAACAAAGTTGCTGAAAAAAGTTTTGTTGTAATTATATTGGCCAAG AATAAGGCATCATCAAGTGGAGCTTCAACTACATCTGCGGCACCACCAAGCACA GCATCAGCAAGTGGAGCTTCAACTATATCTGCTGCACCAGCAAGCACA GCCCAACCTACAAGTAATGCACCTCCAACTCAGCCTATAGCAGCGGCTCTGACACCTGCACCTGCTGTTGCGTC TCCACAATCAGGTCCAGAATCTGCTCCTGTTCCGGCACCTACCGCTGCTTTGGA CTCAATGACTGATGTTTATGGTCAAGCAGCTTCAAATCTAGTTGCTGGAAGTAACTTGGAGGGTACTGTACAACATATTCTTGATATGGGCGGTGGAAGTTGGGATAGAGACACAGTTGTTCGTGCACTCCGTGCAGCTTTTAATAACCCAGAGAGGGCTGTTGAATACCTCTATTCT GGTATTCCAGAGCAAGCAGAACTTGCTCCTGCAGCTCAACTACCTGCTGCTGAGCTGCCTGTGAATCCTTCAGCTCAAGCTACGCAGCCAACTGTACCTTCAGGTGGACCTAATGCCAACCCTTTGGATCTTTTTCCTCAG GGGCTCCCCAATATGGGCACAAATGCAGGTATCGGGAGCCTAGAAATTCTTCGCGACAGTCAACAG TTTCAAACTCTGCGAGCCATGGTGCAAGCCAATCCTCAAATATTGCAG CCTATGCTTCAAGAGCTTGGCAAACAAAATCCACAACCAGTGAGAATGATCCAAGAGCATCAGGCTGACTTTCTACGCCTCATTAATGAACCTGTCGAGGGGGAAGG GAACATATTAGGACAACTCGCTGAAGCAATGCCACAGGCCATCACTCTCACATCGGAAGAGCGGGAAGCAATTGAACGG CTGCAGCTTGTAGCTATGGGTTTTGATCGGGATTTGGTATTAGAAGTATTCTTTGCGTGCAACAAGAATGACGAGCTGGCTGCTAACTACCTATTAGATCATATGCATGAGTTTGACGAGTGA
- the LOC142538075 gene encoding cytokinin hydroxylase-like, with product MELVVLMAIFILSLYFLLKVIYETISCYYITPRRIRKIMEKQGVHGPKPRFLVGNILELASMVAKSTSHDMDSINHDIVGRLLPHFVSWSQSYGKRFIYWNGIEPRMCLTESELIKELLSKYSTISGKSWLQQQGSKHFIGHGLLMANGDDWYHQRHIVAPAFTGDKLKSYAGYMVECTKHMLQSLENEVKNGRTDFEIGEHMSRLTAEIISRTEFDCNYEKGKQIFHLLTVLQHLCAQASRHLCFPGSRFFPSKYNREIKSLKLEVERLLMEIIQSRKDCVEIGRSGSHGNDLLGILLNEMQKKRSNGFSLNLQVIMDECKTFFFAGHETTALLLTWTVMLLASNQDWQEKVRAEVRQVCGSGAPSVDQLSKLTMLSMVINESLRLYPPASVLPRMAFEDIKLGDLRIPKGLSIWIPMLAIHHSEEIWGKDVNEFNPARFASKSFATGRHFIPFAAGPRNCVGQSFALMEAKIILAMLISRFSFDISENYRHAPVVVLTIKPKYGVQVRLTPLSP from the exons ATGGAATTGGTGGTTTTAATGGCCATATTCATATTAAGCCTCTATTTCCTCCTAAAAGTTATTTACGAAACTATATCATGTTACTACATAACCCCGAGAAGAATCAGGAAAATCATGGAAAAACAGGGCGTGCACGGCCCAAAACCCCGGTTCCTAGTCGGCAACATCTTGGAGCTGGCTTCTATGGTCGCAAAATCGACCTCCCACGACATGGATTCGATCAACCACGATATCGTGGGACGTCTCCTACCTCATTTTGTTTCTTGGTCCCAGTCATATG GGAAGAGATTTATATATTGGAACGGGATTGAGCCCAGGATGTGCTTAACCGAATCCGAACTTATCAAAGAACTTCTATCTAAATACAGCACAATTTCCGGGAAATCATGGCTGCAACAACAGGGTTCCAAGCATTTTATCGGGCACGGTTTGTTAATGGCGAATGGGGACGATTGGTACCATCAACGACATATAGTGGCACCGGCATTCACGGGAGACAAGCTAAAG AGCTACGCAGGTTACATGGTGGAATGCACTAAACATATGCTGCAGTCACTGGAGAATGAAGTAAAGAATGGCCGAACAGATTTCGAGATAGGCGAACACATGAGCCGACTAACGGCTGAAATCATTTCAAGGACTGAATTTGATTGCAACTATGAAAAGGGGAAGCAAATATTTCACCTGTTAACAGTTTTGCAGCATCTTTGTGCTCAAGCAAGCCGCCATTTGTGCTTCCCTGGAAGCCG GTTTTTCCCAAGCAAATACAACAGAGAAATAAAATCACTGAAACTGGAGGTGGAAAGGCTGTTAATGGAGATAATACAGAGTCGAAAAGACTGCGTAGAAATAGGGCGAAGCGGGTCACATGGGAACGATTTGCTCGGAATTTTACTCAATGAAATGCAGAAGAAGAGGAGCAATGGGTTCAGTTTGAATTTACAAGTAATAATGGATGAGTGCAAGACTTTCTTTTTTGCCGGGCATGAGACCACAGCTCTGTTGCTGACTTGGACAGTGATGTTGCTTGCGAGCAATCAGGACTGGCAGGAGAAAGTGCGTGCGGAGGTCAGACAAGTCTGTGGCAGTGGTGCGCCGTCTGTCGATCAGCTCTCGAAGCTTACTATG TTGAGCATGGTGATAAATGAATCACTTAGGCTGTATCCACCAGCGTCGGTTCTTCCACGAATGGCATTTGAAGACATCAAGCTAGGTGATCTTCGCATCCCAAAGGGTCTCTCGATATGGATCCCAATGCTTGCCATTCACCATAGTGAAGAGATATGGGGCAAAGATGTAAACGAGTTCAATCCCGCTAGATTTGCATCGAAGTCGTTCGCCACGGGTCGGCATTTCATCCCTTTTGCCGCGGGTCCAAGAAATTGTGTAGGTCAATCTTTTGCCCTGATGGAAGCCAAGATCATATTAGCCATGTTGATCTCCAGATTCAGTTTTGATATATCGGAAAATTACCGTCACGCTCCCGTGGTGGTTCTCACAATAAAACCCAAGTACGGGGTTCAAGTCCGTTTGACACCCTTAAGCCCGTGA